The following proteins are encoded in a genomic region of Myxococcus virescens:
- a CDS encoding trypsin-like peptidase domain-containing protein: MNRSTVSFRKALVAALLVALPPAVAVSQAPKSPPAATQPGAGNVLQPATREAQALPSLAPLVESVKSAVVNVDVQARGGGVPRGMEDNPLFERFFGGGREGGRQRREPLRQGAGSGFIIDPKGVVLTNNHVVEDAVSITIRLDDGRSFSGEVVGRDPLTDVALVRLKEKVENLPTVKLGDSDALRVGDWVVAIGNPFGLASSVSLGIVSARAREIGASQYDEFLQTDAAINPGNSGGPLFNMKGEVVGINTAIVGGGSGIGFAVPSNLIGSLLPQLEKEGAVTRAWLGVGIQDLTRDLASALKLSVNQGAILTQVMPSSPAAKAGLKQDDVVTAIDGRTVTSSGELTRTVALKRPGSTSTLTLYRDGKKQDVKVTLGTRPDLEGVASAKQRPEDQQESSRRVGVSLQNLDARTAQQAGFTDSSGALITDVVPGSPADRAQLEPGMVVIEANRKKVENADALARIIKGAASGSTLLLRVTAPGGARNLRALRVP, encoded by the coding sequence ATGAACCGTTCGACCGTCTCGTTCCGGAAGGCGCTCGTCGCCGCGCTCCTGGTCGCGTTGCCTCCCGCTGTTGCTGTCTCGCAGGCGCCAAAGTCGCCGCCCGCGGCCACCCAGCCGGGCGCCGGGAACGTCCTCCAGCCCGCGACACGGGAGGCCCAGGCGCTTCCGTCGCTGGCGCCGCTGGTGGAGTCGGTGAAGTCGGCGGTGGTCAACGTGGACGTGCAGGCCCGAGGGGGCGGCGTTCCGCGGGGGATGGAGGACAACCCGCTCTTCGAGCGCTTCTTCGGTGGAGGCCGCGAGGGCGGCCGTCAGCGCCGCGAGCCGCTGCGCCAAGGGGCAGGGTCCGGCTTCATCATCGACCCGAAGGGCGTCGTCCTCACCAACAACCACGTGGTGGAGGATGCCGTCAGCATCACCATCCGCCTGGATGACGGACGCAGCTTCAGCGGCGAAGTGGTGGGGCGGGACCCGCTCACGGACGTGGCGCTCGTGCGGCTCAAGGAGAAGGTGGAGAACCTGCCCACCGTGAAGCTGGGCGACTCGGATGCGCTGCGCGTGGGTGACTGGGTGGTGGCCATTGGCAACCCCTTCGGTCTGGCCTCCAGCGTCAGCCTGGGCATCGTCTCCGCGCGGGCGCGTGAGATTGGCGCCAGCCAGTACGACGAGTTCCTCCAGACGGACGCGGCCATCAACCCGGGCAACTCGGGCGGCCCGCTCTTCAACATGAAGGGCGAAGTGGTGGGCATCAACACCGCCATCGTCGGTGGTGGCTCCGGCATCGGCTTCGCGGTGCCCAGCAATCTCATCGGTTCACTGCTGCCGCAGCTGGAGAAGGAGGGCGCCGTCACGCGCGCATGGCTGGGCGTGGGCATCCAGGACTTGACGCGGGACCTGGCCAGCGCGCTCAAGCTCTCCGTGAATCAAGGCGCCATCCTCACGCAGGTGATGCCGTCTTCTCCCGCGGCGAAGGCGGGCCTGAAGCAGGACGACGTCGTCACCGCCATCGACGGCCGGACCGTCACCTCCAGCGGCGAGCTGACGCGCACCGTGGCGCTCAAGCGTCCCGGAAGCACCTCCACGTTGACGCTCTACCGCGACGGCAAGAAGCAGGACGTGAAGGTGACGCTCGGCACGCGGCCGGACCTGGAGGGCGTGGCCTCGGCGAAGCAGCGGCCGGAGGACCAGCAGGAGAGCTCCCGGCGCGTGGGCGTCAGCCTCCAGAACCTGGATGCGCGCACCGCGCAGCAGGCCGGCTTCACGGACAGCAGCGGCGCGCTCATCACCGATGTGGTGCCCGGCTCGCCCGCGGACCGCGCGCAGTTGGAGCCCGGCATGGTCGTCATCGAGGCCAACCGCAAGAAGGTGGAGAACGCGGACGCCCTGGCCCGCATCATCAAGGGCGCCGCGTCCGGGAGCACCTTGCTGCTGCGCGTGACGGCGCCGGGCGGGGCTCGCAACCTGCGCGCCCTGCGGGTGCCGTGA
- a CDS encoding SGNH/GDSL hydrolase family protein: MSVNYVALGDSTAVGVGAARGGGYPERLASRLRAAGLPVGLTNLGQSGARIRDVFTGQVKRAVAAQPTLVTLGIGTNDLWRGTPVEDFQDDLDRIARRLKQTGAPLVVVNLADLALAPVARLVPAALYEGRIEPFNAAIAEVARVHGMHHVDLFAASKDMIPRSPHFFSDDGFHPSADGYEEWADLLLPTAQTLVSR; the protein is encoded by the coding sequence ATGAGCGTCAACTACGTCGCGCTTGGAGACAGCACGGCCGTGGGCGTAGGGGCGGCGCGAGGAGGGGGCTATCCCGAGCGCCTCGCCTCCCGGCTGCGCGCTGCTGGCCTGCCCGTGGGCCTCACCAACCTGGGGCAGAGCGGCGCGCGCATCCGTGACGTCTTCACGGGACAGGTGAAGCGCGCCGTGGCCGCGCAGCCCACACTGGTGACGCTGGGCATCGGGACGAATGACCTCTGGCGCGGCACGCCCGTGGAGGACTTCCAGGACGACCTGGACCGCATCGCGCGAAGGTTGAAGCAGACCGGGGCGCCGCTGGTGGTGGTGAACCTCGCGGACCTGGCGCTGGCTCCGGTGGCGCGGCTGGTGCCCGCGGCGCTGTACGAAGGCCGCATCGAGCCCTTCAACGCCGCCATCGCGGAGGTGGCCCGGGTGCACGGCATGCACCACGTGGACCTCTTCGCGGCGAGCAAGGACATGATTCCCAGGAGCCCCCACTTCTTCTCGGACGACGGCTTCCATCCGTCGGCCGATGGCTATGAGGAGTGGGCGGACCTGCTGCTGCCCACGGCGCAGACGCTCGTGAGCCGCTGA